A genomic region of Polyangiaceae bacterium contains the following coding sequences:
- a CDS encoding protein kinase → MPLEEPAPKARISLTSSADSEPPSISRRRVPDALVNRYESIRFLGEGGMGTVYRARDPRLGRTVAVKLLKGDDADLWPRFIAEARAQANIQHENVCHVYDAGDVDGQPFIAMQFIDGEPLSNWKDKLTLEQKVRVLKQVSMAVHEANRLGIIHRDIKPGNVLCEKLEDGTIKPYIMDFGLAREVNEQGRTQTGAVIGTPAYMPPEQAKGDVRSMDRRSDVYSLGATLYDVIANRPPFVSENAWSLLMAVAYEEPPALGKVRKGVPEDLETIVMKAIEREPSRRYDSARALAEDLQRYLDGEPIWARRSSWAYILWKKAKKNKLLTAIAMTVFVSAVVLAIVWGRARKQAVEQARLAQQLGEGIKEMELFLRAAYELPVHDVERERDVVRDRLKDIEERMAKAGKAGEGSGNYAIGRGHLALGNPEKARVHLEMASKSGYASADLEYALGLSYGELFRRAVDETKRITNEEERKKKSAELETSLRDPALLHLRAALSARIEVPVYAEGLIALYEGKNDEALTKAKAAFEKAPWMYEAKKLEGDALYAEGSKYRHDAAFDYDKMKSYFDPAAEAYRVAADMARSDPETHRAECELWEKMGAAAGMKGAPSRDAFDRANVACLRAVQSSSRDGKLRVQRAIVLQSALMRQVDEAGSPDEKIRLADEAVRVAREAVEALPNDAMAHYAMAGAQQMRSYALQSVGKDASMQEAIAAFERALSMDPRFTWAISELGDAYGFDAEKERLRGRDPTPLLRKAIRQYEHALETDPKFALAAGRRLVAYRNFLEYDMQRGRDSQETLRALLDAVAQYEKLSPGPWLVAYWNVRVNVLHAQYENTFGRSPMAALEAATNVITKFAGPLPDDYWFLLALVDCRLVEATYGLRAGNDISAMIEDARRAVKKGAEIKSTMPLDLRHRAAAIEVLAMTYAKQRGQLDKEHFDRALGYVQNVSKIAGADALLYALHAEVLALRAAWTHERRDDPTDDIQAGLASVDAAVAMYPRMTRAVIAKGNLLLVRSHRAHTETERREAASRAKSAFEEAFRENPLLAREHATSYKDAQNLIQ, encoded by the coding sequence GTGCCCCTCGAGGAGCCCGCACCGAAGGCAAGGATTTCACTGACATCCTCCGCGGATAGCGAACCGCCGTCGATCTCACGCCGCCGCGTGCCGGATGCACTGGTGAATCGTTATGAAAGCATACGATTCCTCGGCGAAGGCGGAATGGGGACCGTGTATCGCGCACGGGATCCACGTCTCGGACGCACGGTGGCCGTCAAGCTGCTCAAAGGAGACGATGCGGATCTTTGGCCTCGATTCATTGCCGAAGCTCGCGCGCAGGCAAACATTCAACACGAAAACGTTTGCCATGTGTACGATGCTGGGGACGTCGACGGGCAGCCGTTCATCGCGATGCAATTCATCGATGGTGAACCATTATCGAATTGGAAGGACAAACTGACGCTCGAGCAGAAGGTTCGCGTCCTGAAACAAGTCTCGATGGCCGTGCACGAAGCGAATCGGCTGGGGATCATTCATCGCGACATCAAGCCGGGCAACGTTCTTTGTGAAAAACTCGAAGACGGCACGATAAAGCCGTACATCATGGACTTTGGTCTCGCGCGGGAAGTGAACGAGCAGGGACGAACGCAGACGGGCGCCGTGATTGGAACGCCTGCGTACATGCCTCCCGAGCAAGCAAAAGGCGACGTGCGATCGATGGATCGCCGGTCGGATGTGTATTCGCTCGGAGCCACGCTGTACGACGTCATTGCGAATCGTCCGCCGTTTGTCTCGGAAAACGCGTGGTCGCTGCTCATGGCGGTCGCATACGAAGAACCCCCGGCGCTTGGAAAAGTCAGAAAAGGTGTTCCGGAGGATCTCGAAACGATTGTGATGAAAGCGATCGAGCGGGAGCCATCGCGCCGCTACGATTCGGCCCGAGCGCTCGCGGAGGATTTGCAGCGGTATTTGGATGGCGAGCCCATTTGGGCGAGGCGTTCTTCATGGGCGTACATCCTTTGGAAAAAGGCCAAAAAGAACAAGCTCCTCACGGCCATTGCGATGACGGTTTTCGTGAGCGCCGTGGTGCTTGCAATCGTCTGGGGTCGAGCACGCAAGCAAGCGGTAGAGCAGGCGCGGCTGGCCCAGCAGCTCGGTGAGGGCATCAAAGAAATGGAGCTCTTTTTGCGGGCCGCGTATGAATTGCCCGTGCACGATGTCGAACGCGAGCGAGACGTCGTGCGAGATCGATTGAAAGACATCGAAGAGCGCATGGCCAAGGCGGGCAAAGCCGGTGAAGGGTCAGGCAATTACGCCATTGGTCGTGGTCATTTGGCGCTGGGAAACCCGGAGAAGGCACGAGTGCATTTGGAAATGGCTTCCAAATCCGGGTACGCCTCCGCGGACCTCGAATACGCGCTCGGCTTGTCGTATGGCGAGCTTTTTCGCAGGGCGGTCGATGAGACGAAACGGATTACGAACGAAGAAGAGCGGAAAAAGAAATCGGCCGAATTGGAAACGTCGCTTCGGGATCCGGCGCTCTTGCATTTGCGCGCCGCACTTTCGGCCAGAATTGAAGTGCCCGTGTATGCCGAGGGGTTGATTGCGCTGTACGAGGGCAAAAATGACGAAGCGCTCACGAAAGCGAAAGCCGCCTTCGAGAAAGCGCCGTGGATGTACGAAGCCAAGAAGCTCGAAGGGGACGCGCTTTATGCCGAAGGCAGCAAATACCGACACGATGCAGCCTTCGATTACGACAAGATGAAGTCGTATTTCGATCCGGCGGCCGAAGCATATCGCGTTGCGGCGGACATGGCACGGAGCGATCCGGAGACGCATCGAGCTGAGTGTGAATTGTGGGAGAAAATGGGCGCCGCGGCGGGAATGAAAGGAGCGCCGTCGAGAGATGCCTTCGATAGGGCGAATGTCGCGTGCTTGCGCGCCGTGCAGTCCAGCTCGAGGGACGGAAAGTTGCGAGTGCAGCGGGCGATTGTGCTTCAATCGGCTTTGATGCGTCAAGTGGACGAGGCTGGTTCGCCAGATGAGAAAATTCGGTTGGCGGATGAAGCCGTTCGAGTTGCGCGTGAAGCCGTGGAAGCATTACCCAATGACGCCATGGCCCATTATGCCATGGCCGGAGCGCAACAGATGCGCTCGTACGCCCTGCAGAGCGTGGGAAAGGACGCGTCCATGCAGGAAGCAATAGCCGCTTTCGAGCGCGCTCTTTCGATGGATCCGCGATTTACGTGGGCCATCAGCGAGCTCGGCGATGCTTATGGCTTCGATGCCGAGAAAGAACGATTGCGAGGACGCGACCCCACGCCACTCTTGCGCAAGGCAATTCGCCAATACGAACATGCATTGGAAACGGATCCAAAATTCGCACTTGCGGCAGGCAGGCGCCTCGTTGCATACAGAAACTTCTTGGAATACGACATGCAGCGAGGCCGTGACTCGCAGGAAACGTTACGGGCGCTGCTCGATGCCGTGGCACAATATGAAAAATTGAGCCCCGGACCATGGCTCGTGGCTTATTGGAACGTGCGTGTCAATGTACTTCATGCCCAATACGAAAACACGTTTGGACGATCGCCTATGGCTGCACTCGAAGCAGCAACCAATGTCATCACCAAGTTTGCCGGCCCGTTGCCAGACGATTACTGGTTTCTCCTTGCGCTCGTCGATTGTCGCCTCGTTGAAGCCACGTACGGCCTGCGCGCCGGCAATGACATTTCCGCAATGATCGAAGATGCTCGACGCGCGGTCAAAAAAGGCGCGGAAATCAAGTCCACCATGCCGCTCGATCTGCGACACCGCGCCGCCGCAATCGAAGTTTTGGCGATGACGTATGCAAAACAGCGCGGACAGCTCGATAAGGAACATTTCGACCGAGCTCTCGGATACGTGCAAAATGTGAGTAAAATCGCTGGCGCAGATGCATTGTTGTATGCGCTCCACGCCGAAGTCCTCGCGCTGCGCGCAGCGTGGACCCACGAACGTCGCGACGATCCGACGGACGACATCCAAGCGGGACTCGCGTCCGTTGACGCTGCCGTCGCCATGTATCCGCGCATGACGCGAGCCGTCATTGCGAAGGGCAATCTCTTGCTCGTGCGTAGCCATCGCGCTCACACGGAAACCGAGCGTCGTGAGGCAGCTTCCCGGGCCAAGAGTGCCTTCGAGGAGGCGTTTCGAGAAAATCCCCTACTTGCACGTGAGCATGCCACTTCCTACAAAGATGCCCAAAATCTGATTCAGTAA